From a single bacterium genomic region:
- the ftsH gene encoding ATP-dependent zinc metalloprotease FtsH, translated as MNNKNGTSRHGGDHKNSNKKLPQKPFVGGIFIWILFILGLIIMLSQFGATKTIEIPYSQFRSQVDSNNIANIVVIADREIQGEFKTPIKQNNIESRYFKTLMPFADETTISELIMQGVKVDARAFSNVFSRFGPTLFFLVILIVFWFFMFRNMGKVPKDAMSFGQSKARRVDNKGDKITFEDVAGVEEAKNELREIVEFLKFPKKFERLGAKIPKGALLLGAPGTGKTLLARATAGEAGVPFFSMSGSDFVELFVGIGASRVRDLFNKGKKSAPCIIFIDELDAVGRYRGAGIGGGHDEREQTLNALLVEMDGFEANKGIIVMAATNRPDILDPALLRPGRFDRQIVVDRPDILGREMIFKVHVKKIPMSDDVDLKILARGTPGFSGADIANTVNESALLAAKKGKDKVEMEDFEEAKDKVLMGVERKSLVLSENERKNTAYHEAGHVIVAKFMPGADPIHKVTIIPRGMALGLTQQLSVDERKNYSREYCFTQLAVLCGGRAAEVSAINTETTGARNDIEQATELAHKMVCRWGMSDVLGPIAFGKKNEEIFLGREISQHRDFSEETAKSIDKEISKFVRIGETKAKNIIKEHMNGLHSLAKKLLEREVLTGDEIDEVLGLGEKPKPVKPVNKQISKITKGLKSKSKKL; from the coding sequence ATGAATAATAAAAATGGAACATCCCGCCACGGCGGTGATCATAAAAATTCAAATAAAAAACTTCCTCAAAAGCCATTTGTTGGAGGAATATTTATCTGGATATTGTTTATCTTAGGGCTTATTATCATGCTTTCTCAATTCGGAGCTACGAAAACAATAGAAATACCGTATTCGCAATTTCGTTCGCAAGTGGATTCGAATAATATAGCCAATATAGTAGTTATTGCGGATAGGGAGATTCAAGGAGAATTCAAAACTCCAATCAAACAGAACAATATAGAGTCACGATATTTTAAAACCCTTATGCCCTTTGCGGATGAAACTACGATATCTGAACTCATAATGCAGGGAGTTAAGGTAGATGCTCGTGCATTTTCTAATGTATTTTCCAGGTTTGGCCCGACCCTTTTTTTTCTTGTAATTTTGATTGTTTTTTGGTTTTTTATGTTTAGAAATATGGGAAAAGTGCCTAAAGATGCAATGAGTTTTGGACAAAGTAAAGCAAGAAGGGTAGATAACAAAGGGGACAAAATAACTTTTGAAGATGTAGCAGGTGTAGAGGAAGCCAAAAACGAATTACGGGAAATTGTCGAATTCTTAAAATTCCCGAAAAAATTTGAACGTCTTGGAGCCAAAATTCCAAAAGGCGCTTTACTTCTCGGAGCTCCCGGGACCGGAAAAACCTTACTTGCCCGTGCTACCGCAGGAGAAGCCGGCGTGCCTTTTTTCTCTATGTCAGGTTCGGACTTCGTTGAGTTGTTTGTAGGGATTGGAGCTTCAAGAGTCAGGGATTTATTCAATAAAGGAAAGAAAAGCGCACCTTGTATTATATTTATAGATGAACTTGATGCCGTCGGAAGATACCGTGGAGCGGGAATCGGCGGCGGACACGATGAAAGAGAACAAACCTTAAACGCACTGCTCGTAGAAATGGATGGCTTTGAGGCAAACAAAGGGATTATTGTAATGGCGGCAACAAATCGCCCGGACATACTTGACCCTGCTCTTCTAAGACCGGGAAGATTTGACAGGCAAATCGTAGTAGATAGACCGGATATACTTGGCAGGGAAATGATTTTTAAAGTCCATGTAAAGAAAATTCCTATGTCGGATGATGTTGACTTGAAAATATTGGCTCGCGGAACTCCCGGATTTTCAGGCGCAGATATTGCCAATACGGTTAACGAGTCGGCGCTTCTTGCAGCTAAAAAAGGTAAAGATAAGGTAGAGATGGAAGACTTCGAAGAAGCGAAAGATAAAGTTCTTATGGGAGTAGAAAGAAAGAGCCTTGTCTTGTCGGAAAATGAGCGTAAAAATACGGCTTATCATGAAGCAGGACACGTAATTGTGGCAAAATTTATGCCGGGAGCCGACCCCATACACAAAGTTACTATTATACCGAGAGGCATGGCACTCGGACTTACACAACAGTTATCCGTTGATGAACGGAAAAATTATTCCAGGGAATATTGCTTTACCCAACTCGCAGTTTTATGTGGCGGCAGGGCAGCCGAAGTCAGTGCTATTAACACCGAAACAACGGGAGCAAGAAATGACATTGAACAGGCTACCGAACTTGCCCATAAAATGGTTTGTAGATGGGGGATGAGCGATGTACTTGGGCCTATAGCTTTTGGTAAAAAGAATGAAGAAATATTCCTCGGAAGGGAGATTTCACAACACAGGGATTTCTCCGAAGAAACGGCAAAAAGCATAGATAAAGAAATTAGTAAGTTTGTCAGGATTGGCGAAACCAAAGCGAAAAATATAATTAAAGAACATATGAACGGTTTGCATAGTCTTGCAAAGAAATTATTGGAAAGAGAAGTTCTTACGGGGGATGAAATAGATGAAGTATTGGGGTTGGGAGAAAAGCCTAAACCGGTGAAACCCGTAAATAAACAAATATCGAAAATAACTAAAGGACTAAAGTCTAAGAGTAAGAAACTCTAA
- the tilS gene encoding tRNA lysidine(34) synthetase TilS, whose amino-acid sequence MLMRERIISTIEKYGLIRHGDKVLIAVSGGADSVFLLWTLKNLQKKYSLDLHIAHLNHGLRKKADKETEFVKSLARNYKIPITTGKIDIKAYAKKNKLTLEEAGREARYAFLKKVVSKIGATKIATGHTMTDEVETFFMRLTRGTGRKGLSLIPPIRDNIIRPLIEIEHGEIISFLKKEEIKYETDYSNYNCKYTRNFVRHNIVKHLSPTFGKKIIQFREIMEREEKVLEKLTEESLDKMVIKKNGTMLHGIKLNLTAFLNEDVAIKRRIIRKLTEKLSSTVPNFEETENIISYITKAKPGNVFISHDIQITKSCASINFVNKKTSLHLMESVSGGARSNLSEMILPIPGEIKVGKYKICTKMKEHNSHNAKSGGKCKQLTFDDKHKVYFDFDKLNLPLFIRAREAGDKFLGAGYSKSLKKVFIDDRIPAEERMEIPLLIDKLGILWIIGKRRAYRAFIENNTRKILEVTQQSWVRSSNSKRGLRVSKGKGNG is encoded by the coding sequence ATGCTTATGCGGGAAAGAATTATATCAACTATTGAAAAATACGGGCTTATCAGACACGGGGATAAGGTTTTAATTGCCGTATCCGGAGGCGCAGATTCCGTATTCCTTTTATGGACGTTAAAAAACTTGCAAAAGAAATATTCTCTTGACCTCCATATAGCTCACCTGAACCACGGACTTCGTAAAAAAGCAGACAAAGAAACGGAATTCGTTAAATCGCTTGCGCGAAATTATAAAATCCCAATTACAACGGGAAAAATAGATATAAAAGCATATGCGAAGAAAAACAAATTAACTTTAGAAGAGGCAGGTCGTGAAGCAAGATATGCATTCCTGAAGAAAGTAGTTTCAAAAATTGGCGCAACTAAAATTGCTACAGGACATACAATGACGGATGAAGTTGAGACTTTTTTTATGAGACTTACAAGAGGAACCGGACGCAAAGGTTTGTCTTTAATTCCTCCGATTAGAGATAACATTATAAGGCCGCTGATTGAAATTGAACACGGTGAAATAATCAGTTTCCTGAAAAAGGAAGAGATAAAGTACGAAACGGATTATTCAAATTATAATTGTAAATATACCCGTAACTTCGTAAGACATAATATTGTTAAGCATTTGTCACCAACTTTTGGGAAAAAAATAATTCAGTTCAGAGAAATTATGGAACGGGAAGAAAAAGTTCTCGAAAAACTTACGGAGGAATCACTCGATAAAATGGTGATCAAAAAAAACGGCACGATGCTCCACGGAATAAAATTAAACCTGACCGCTTTTTTAAACGAAGATGTTGCAATAAAAAGAAGAATAATTCGCAAATTAACGGAAAAATTAAGCTCGACAGTCCCTAATTTTGAAGAAACGGAAAATATAATTAGTTATATAACAAAAGCCAAACCCGGCAATGTTTTCATATCTCATGATATTCAGATTACAAAGTCCTGCGCCTCAATAAACTTTGTAAATAAAAAAACTTCTCTGCATCTAATGGAATCCGTCTCAGGCGGAGCGAGGAGCAATCTATCAGAGATGATATTACCTATCCCGGGAGAAATAAAAGTTGGCAAATACAAAATTTGTACTAAAATGAAAGAACATAATTCCCATAACGCAAAAAGCGGGGGGAAGTGCAAACAGTTAACTTTTGATGATAAACATAAAGTGTATTTTGATTTTGATAAACTTAACTTGCCATTATTTATAAGAGCAAGGGAGGCAGGCGATAAGTTTTTAGGGGCAGGATACAGTAAAAGTTTAAAAAAAGTTTTTATTGATGATAGAATTCCGGCAGAAGAAAGAATGGAAATTCCTTTATTGATAGACAAACTTGGTATTTTATGGATTATAGGTAAAAGAAGAGCGTATAGGGCATTTATAGAAAACAATACAAGAAAAATCCTTGAAGTAACCCAGCAAAGCTGGGTAAGAAGCTCTAATTCCAAAAGGGGGCTAAGAGTTTCTAAAGGTAAAGGCAATGGATGA
- a CDS encoding NAD(P)H-dependent oxidoreductase subunit E: protein MEQSATDFLTQCSKKRSGLIAILQKVQNKYGYISKSLVSDIAKYLGVSEAEVFGVATFYTQFRFTRPAKHNITVCLGTACYVRGGAKILETFEQELNIKIGEKTKDYNFELERVACVGCCALSPVVVVDKTVQTKMTSTKATNFLKNLKTEK from the coding sequence ATGGAACAATCTGCAACGGATTTTTTAACTCAATGTAGTAAAAAGAGGTCTGGATTAATTGCTATTCTTCAGAAAGTTCAGAACAAATATGGCTACATTTCTAAGTCTCTTGTTTCAGATATAGCTAAATATTTAGGCGTATCTGAAGCAGAAGTTTTTGGAGTTGCTACTTTTTATACTCAATTTAGGTTTACCCGTCCCGCTAAACATAATATAACAGTATGTTTAGGGACGGCATGCTACGTTCGAGGAGGCGCTAAAATTTTAGAGACATTTGAGCAGGAATTAAATATCAAAATAGGCGAAAAGACTAAAGATTATAACTTTGAATTAGAGAGAGTTGCTTGCGTCGGATGTTGCGCGTTATCTCCCGTTGTAGTTGTGGATAAAACCGTTCAAACTAAAATGACTTCTACTAAAGCAACAAACTTTTTAAAAAACCTAAAGACGGAAAAATAA
- a CDS encoding NADH-ubiquinone oxidoreductase-F iron-sulfur binding region domain-containing protein, which translates to MDFEKIRQTATMEWDIFANSKKPVILVGAGTCGRAAGALSLIDNIKQELQSNGIDAIVMQVGCIGLCYLEPLVDIIKPGQSRISYGRVTPEIVATLIKNYLVNDDPCPEFAIGSIGEKNIPGIPLFFEHPMLKSQVRIVLRKCGFIDPENINHYIANDGYSALSKALKMSPDDVIAEVKSAGLRGRGGSGFLTANKWNICRKQISKEKYIICNADEGDPGAFMNRALWESDPHSVLEGILIAGYAIGANMGYVYIRAEYPLAIERLKIGLKQMQEYNLIGENILGSGFNFDINIKEGAGAFVCGEETALIASLEGKRGMPRARPPYPAVSGLYNKPTVINNVETLGTIPYVILKGAENYSKYGTKTSKGTKTFALAGKMKRTGLIEVPMGMTLKEIVYDIGGGILDDKAFKGIQTGGPSGGCLPESCLTLPIDYESLKEAGSIMGSGGMIVMDENNCMVDIAHYFLDFTQAESCGKCVPCRVGIKEMLKILDKIKTGMGTMEDIDKLEELAHTIKSTALCGLGQTAPNPALSTLKYFREEYINHIKNKRCEALVCKEIISSPCQHTCPIDTEAPAYIALVAQGKIKEAFDIIHKDNPLPSVCGRVCHHPCEVKCKAGDGGEPIAIRGIKRFVTDYAMKSGLKPKISLKKNKSQKVAIIGAGPTGLSCGYYLRLEGYDVTIYEALPIAGGMLTSVIPEYRLPRKVFEFDIEAIKSAGVEIQTNVKLGKDITIDGLLAQGYKAIFIATGSHKSIKLRIPGEDAEGVIDSLEFLKSINSGKKIKTGKRIGVIGGGNSAIDAARVANRLPDTEKVTIIYRRTIAEMPAFKEEIESAIEEGIEIKYLTAPTRVITQKGKLAGISCIKMELGDIDNSGRRRPVKIKGSQFKMELDTLLTAISEQPDTSYINKKDNIHIGEWSNVIADKEVLITSRDGIFAGGDVVTGPATVVEAISAGKRAAKSIDKYLRGESLTGEYKVTRPSIYPKPVELSETEITEAKRPAMPLLSVKDRNNNFKEVSLGFTKDVIIKEARRCLRCDLETEDGKKSIEKKND; encoded by the coding sequence ATGGATTTTGAAAAAATTCGTCAAACCGCTACAATGGAATGGGATATCTTTGCTAACAGCAAGAAACCTGTAATATTGGTCGGCGCCGGCACGTGTGGAAGAGCTGCAGGGGCATTATCGTTGATAGACAATATCAAACAAGAACTACAATCAAATGGAATAGATGCTATAGTTATGCAAGTGGGGTGCATCGGATTGTGTTATCTTGAGCCATTGGTTGATATAATTAAACCCGGTCAATCTCGCATTTCTTACGGTAGAGTTACGCCAGAAATCGTTGCCACGCTTATTAAAAACTATCTTGTAAATGATGACCCGTGCCCGGAATTTGCCATTGGAAGTATTGGTGAAAAAAATATACCCGGCATTCCTCTGTTTTTTGAACACCCTATGCTTAAATCTCAAGTTCGTATTGTGTTGCGTAAATGTGGGTTTATCGACCCTGAAAACATAAATCATTATATTGCCAATGATGGCTATTCAGCGTTGTCTAAAGCGTTAAAAATGTCGCCTGATGATGTTATTGCGGAAGTTAAAAGCGCTGGCTTGCGGGGTAGAGGAGGGTCAGGTTTTCTTACTGCCAACAAGTGGAATATTTGTAGAAAACAAATTTCTAAAGAGAAATACATTATATGTAATGCAGACGAAGGTGATCCGGGCGCTTTTATGAATCGAGCATTGTGGGAGAGCGACCCACATTCGGTTTTAGAAGGCATCTTGATTGCAGGTTATGCGATCGGAGCTAATATGGGATATGTATACATTCGTGCGGAATATCCTCTGGCCATTGAAAGACTTAAAATAGGATTAAAGCAAATGCAAGAATATAATCTTATAGGGGAAAATATTTTAGGCTCAGGATTCAATTTTGATATAAACATAAAGGAGGGTGCAGGAGCTTTTGTTTGCGGCGAAGAAACAGCTTTGATTGCTTCTCTTGAAGGCAAAAGAGGTATGCCTCGTGCGCGTCCGCCTTATCCTGCAGTATCCGGCTTGTATAATAAACCCACGGTGATTAACAACGTAGAGACTCTTGGCACTATACCTTACGTTATTCTTAAAGGTGCGGAGAATTATTCAAAGTATGGGACAAAAACCAGCAAAGGAACTAAAACTTTTGCATTAGCCGGAAAGATGAAACGCACCGGTCTTATAGAAGTCCCGATGGGAATGACACTAAAAGAAATTGTGTATGACATAGGGGGCGGAATTTTAGACGATAAGGCTTTTAAGGGAATTCAAACAGGGGGACCGTCCGGCGGGTGTTTGCCGGAATCTTGCCTAACCCTTCCTATAGATTACGAATCGCTCAAGGAAGCAGGCTCGATTATGGGGTCTGGCGGTATGATTGTTATGGATGAAAATAATTGTATGGTAGATATAGCGCATTATTTTTTGGATTTTACCCAAGCCGAATCTTGCGGTAAGTGTGTTCCTTGCCGCGTAGGAATAAAAGAGATGTTGAAAATTTTAGATAAGATAAAAACGGGTATGGGGACAATGGAAGATATTGACAAGCTTGAGGAATTAGCGCATACAATTAAATCAACAGCTCTTTGCGGGTTAGGACAAACGGCACCGAACCCGGCATTAAGCACATTAAAATATTTTAGGGAAGAATATATAAATCATATAAAAAATAAGCGGTGCGAAGCATTGGTATGCAAAGAAATAATATCTTCACCTTGTCAACATACTTGTCCTATAGACACTGAGGCGCCAGCTTATATAGCATTAGTCGCTCAAGGTAAAATAAAAGAGGCATTTGATATAATCCACAAAGATAACCCTTTGCCGAGTGTGTGTGGTCGTGTTTGCCATCACCCTTGTGAAGTAAAATGTAAAGCAGGCGATGGAGGCGAACCGATAGCTATCCGTGGAATAAAACGTTTTGTTACTGATTATGCTATGAAATCGGGGTTGAAGCCAAAAATATCTTTAAAGAAAAATAAATCTCAGAAGGTTGCCATTATCGGGGCCGGGCCTACAGGATTAAGTTGTGGGTACTACCTTAGGCTTGAAGGGTATGACGTGACAATTTATGAGGCGCTTCCCATAGCCGGCGGTATGCTTACGAGCGTTATTCCCGAGTATCGTCTGCCTCGTAAGGTTTTTGAATTTGATATAGAAGCGATCAAATCGGCGGGTGTTGAAATCCAAACAAATGTTAAGCTTGGAAAAGATATAACAATAGATGGGTTATTAGCGCAAGGGTATAAAGCAATATTTATTGCTACCGGTTCCCATAAGAGTATAAAACTTAGGATTCCCGGGGAAGATGCCGAAGGAGTTATTGATTCATTAGAATTTTTGAAATCCATAAATTCAGGCAAGAAAATTAAGACAGGGAAAAGAATAGGTGTAATTGGTGGAGGTAATTCGGCTATAGATGCGGCACGAGTGGCAAATCGTTTACCCGATACCGAAAAAGTAACAATTATTTACAGGAGAACAATCGCAGAGATGCCTGCATTTAAGGAAGAAATAGAAAGCGCAATAGAAGAAGGAATAGAAATTAAATATTTAACGGCGCCTACGCGAGTAATAACCCAAAAGGGGAAATTGGCGGGCATTAGTTGTATTAAGATGGAATTAGGAGACATAGACAACAGTGGAAGACGAAGACCCGTTAAGATAAAAGGGTCACAATTCAAAATGGAGTTGGATACATTATTGACTGCAATAAGCGAGCAACCGGATACCTCTTATATAAATAAGAAAGATAATATTCATATTGGTGAATGGAGTAACGTTATAGCGGATAAAGAAGTTCTCATTACAAGCAGAGATGGTATATTTGCAGGTGGAGATGTGGTTACCGGGCCTGCTACCGTAGTGGAAGCAATTAGCGCAGGCAAGAGAGCGGCAAAATCTATAGACAAATACCTTAGAGGAGAAAGTTTAACGGGAGAATATAAAGTAACAAGGCCATCAATTTATCCTAAGCCGGTAGAATTAAGCGAAACGGAAATAACAGAAGCGAAACGACCTGCAATGCCTTTGTTGTCGGTTAAAGATAGAAATAATAATTTTAAGGAAGTATCTTTAGGATTTACAAAAGATGTCATAATAAAAGAGGCGCGTCGTTGTTTGAGATGTGATTTAGAGACAGAAGACGGGAAAAAATCAATAGAGAAAAAAAATGATTAA